Proteins encoded by one window of Danaus plexippus chromosome Z, MEX_DaPlex, whole genome shotgun sequence:
- the LOC116778184 gene encoding somatomedin-B and thrombospondin type-1 domain-containing protein-like, translating to MFRHWLFFASAVYLACYCSGNYCRDNNLCCPGRDSACVVQKAHQNAIIDDPLDKPCYCDHACMKLGDCCPDFRETCGVLDCVVSGWGEWSECDNECGSGSMMRSRRVVQAPARGGKHCPTLVQRRACQSHHGCTEESDIPLREESAMILPGSLSISRHSDESVDIRKNLRLRNPDDPESNSHREYCVQYEVTKVSKACHTDSDYKALREGATVCVMCETAALRRDLKWRCGGHGVSGHATRFYALVAPHCHGKWIRASNNADKNSGCCLKPDFIFV from the exons atgtttcgCCATTGGTTGTTTTTCGCAAGCGCGGTGTACTTGGCCTGCTACTGCAGCGGGAATTATTGTAGGGACAACAATCTCTGTTGTCCTGGCCGGGACAGTGCTTGCGTCGTGCAAAAAGCTCACCAGAACGCGATTATTGATGATCCCCTCGACAAGCCGTGTTACTGTGACCATGCTTGCATGAAACTTGGCGACTGCTGTCCTGACTTCAGGGAAACTTGCGGAG TATTGGATTGCGTGGTATCTGGTTGGGGAGAGTGGTCAGAATGTGACAATGAGTGTGGTTCGGGCAGCATGATGCGGAGTCGTCGTGTAGTGCAGGCACCGGCTCGCGGTGGAAAACACTGTCCGACATTGGTACAAAGAAGGGCTTGTCAATCCCACCACGGTTGCACTGAAGAGAGTGACATACCATTACGCG AGGAATCGGCGATGATTCTACCCGGCTCACTGTCTATAAGTCGTCATTCCGATGAAAGTGTTGACATCAGGAAGAATTTGCGTCTACGCAATCCTGATGACCCAGAATCGAACTCTCATAGGGA GTACTGCGTTCAATATGAGGTTACGAAAGTATCCAAGGCCTGCCACACTGACTCCGATTACAAAGCTCTACGAGAGG GTGCTACCGTATGTGTCATGTGCGAGACGGCAGCTCTAAGACGTGATCTCAAATGGCGTTGCGGCGGCCACGGCGTATCTGGACACGCAACACGTTTTTACGCTCTCGTGGCTCCACACTGCCACGGAAAATGGATCCGCGCATCAAACAATGCGGATAAGAACTCCGGCTGTTGTCTCAAACCGGACTTCATCTTCGTCTAG